agaatattttttgtttttgcaagTTGGTGAGTGATGTGTAAAAAGAGGGGATGAACTGGTGACCACCTCTTCCTTTGGTACCACCTTTAAGCAAGAAATTGAGTAAGAAATTNGGCAACGATCCCTTCATTGGGGATATTGTACTGATATGGGAATTTTGGCTGGGAAGAATAGTAGAATTTTTAACATATAAATATAGCATGATAAACTTTTAACNGAGTAAGAAATTGGCAACGATCCCTTCATTGGGGGATATTGTACTGATATGGGAATTTTGGCTGGGAAGAATACTAGAATTTTTAACATATAAATATAGCATGATAAACTTTTAACAGCTCCTGGCAGATAATCTGTAATAACAATTCAACCCAGTTAATTGGATGAAGGTATATTTTGACATCATCCAAATAAAAAGGTACTTAAAAGTAACCAAAAGTCTCATAAACATCCTATNTCAAAAGTAACCAAAAGTTTCATAAACATCCTATCTTATAGTTCTAGTAGTGATAGtgataaattgataatttttttttttttttataagagtgatAAATTGATAATGATACGTACCTTGCNTTAAAAGTAACCAAAAGTCTCATAAACATCCTATCTTATAGTTCTGGTAGTGATAGtgataaattgataatttttttttattttttataagagtgatAAATTGATAATGATACGTACCTTGCCACTTTTATTGGATTCTGAACCGTGAGAAGGGGCCATGTCAATCGTTGACGTTATAGAACTGCGACATGAGTCCATGCTACTATCCACAGACGAACGTGAAGAAGTTGAGACACCAACTGAATATGCATTCGTAGTGTTGGCTGAGATGGATCTTTCAGTGCATGGTTTCTCTAATTTAACAATAGCGGGAGCAAAACAGTTATACActttaaacaatatttttgagGTCATCATtaagttctttttcttctcagaATTGCTTTATCATGCTGAAAATCCACCGTATATAAAGAAAACTATAATTCAAGTAGGCAAGGAATGATAAACATTACAAAGACTTCTCCACTCTGGTAGGTACTTGAAAACTATATAGCAAATTCATTAATGCCTAAACTAACAACAAGCTTATCTCAAAGGCCAACCACCTatgatgtaattttttttattgtatttaatacCGTAGGTAAGTTGCCACTAAAACTAGAATGCTGTAATGCTATTTgcaaataaacatttaaaataaaaaccatcTGCAAGTATATTTAGTTTCAATACTAAGAAGACCCTTCCATACAAACTTTATATCCAAATTAGGTGAGCCAGATGTCATTAACAGCACTTTGAACTCACCACTCAATATGGAGGATTGAACTCGATCACCCTACAGAAACAAAAGTAgtcaatctaaaatttagtCCACGCAAAGGAATAACATCTCATTCTCAAGAAAACCCAGGTCCTGAATAAGCTTAATTGACATACATTGGCTCCTTTATGCAAGTCAACTTCCTGACCATGATCATCCTGCTCCTTTTTCAATTGGTTATCTGGGTCCCGTCTgtcaaataatttatcataaaCCAAAAGATAAGGACTGAGACAAGAGTAACTGGTTGCAATTTACAAAGTAAAACTGAACCAACAGATATATCAATGTCAAATAAAGTAAGAGCATGTGTGGTGCATGTCCCTTTTTGgtatgaaattgtttcttaccaagaataataataataatgaaagcACGGATGATAgtaattatttacaaaataaaattgaaccaTCAGATATATCAATCTCAAATAAAGAGAACAATTTGCCACACAAAATGTTCACTTTTTTGtatgaaattatttcttaCCAAAAATTATAGTAACAATAACAACAGTAATAAAAGAACTGATGATAGTTTACGACCCACATGTACTTTGACGGCCTCATCATGGGATAGGCCCCAATTCTTTTCTGGACAAccataaagaaagaaatatatttaggAAAGGCAAGTTATTTCAAACCTCCAATTGATTGCAGCATCAGTGACACCTTCAGGCTGCAAGAAGGAGGTTGGGGAAAGTGGAAAACAATTATTAATACGAAAATGATAAACTTCAAAACAATGACTAACATGGATAAACTTATATATCATGCCAATGAACTAATTCATACAAACAGTTAGCAGTGTGTTATCAAGTACTAATTCTAGTCTTTGcaaaaatatacataaataaacaaaaagaaaaatacatacTGTAATATCTTTGAGGAGGCCATCCTAATAAATACAAGAGTGTTTCTTAACTATCCTTTTAATAGGGTTATCGCTCCATTTAAAACTTGATACTTTTAGAAGCATACGCTGGGTGGGGGCTGCAACTACTACACAAGCAAGGCACGGAAACTTCACCTTTTTGCAATTTGAcctttcctttttctgttGTGCATCTCCCTTGTTGTTCTCAACATTGTCTCCCAATAGTTGTCTAACATCACTTTGCTTCCCAGTAACAGTAGGCAGTGAACCTTGAGCAAACCCATTTTGATCTTGGATCAGGTCACTGTTTTTAGAATTACACGTGTTTGTAGTCATGTCAATTTCAATAAGCACATATATCACACgagaatataattgaaaaccTTCCCCATTTTTTTAGGTCAACAAATTTGGGGGGAAACAATTTAAACCTATAGAGGACACAATGCCTTAACCAGTCAAACTATGCTCAGATTAGTAAAACCTTCTCCAATTTTGAAATACGAATTACTAAGCAAGAGATAGTAGTTTTCTATATGTTGCACAATGCTTGTTAACATgccaataaataataatttcctaAAGCTACTTTCATGTAACTGATTTAGTAGCAAGAATATGTTCAGTATATATGTAAGACCTAAGTAGGAGAGAACAGAATATCTTTCCAAATAAAATCAAGATGAAAATGGTCATTTTGAAGACAACATAACCTTCTCCACCACAGAAAGCTCCGTTTAGGATAAATTCCTCagttctaattttaaataagagGCCGAGTTGACAACATTCCTCAACAAAAATTtctacatatatatttttttttggtcagtTACTTTGTTCTTCTCAATTTGCTTCCATGTTAGAAATAAGGTTACATTTATACCAATAGTGACCTTGGAAACAATCTTCCAGTTCCAACAACAATCATGCTTCGTGAGAAACAGCTATTACCAATAACATCACTCCAAATGCCACATACAAAAGAATATCAACCTCCAAAATTTAGACCAGATTGCTATCAATccataaatatatgaaatatcaCAATGGAAGTATACCTTGTTTGATTAATCTGACTCCCCTCCTTGAATGATTCCATACATGTCTTAGTCTCTGTCGCTGGAAGCAACGAAGTGGGATCATTGACCATGGATTCGTTATCACAAACAGCCATACTTTTGGAAAAACTACCAGCCGGAAGTAGAACTTCCTGTACATTTGAAAAACCCAGTATGACCTagatttaaactaaattaaatttaataacaaGAAATTGCGAAATAAAAGTGGCCTTAATTACATACCGTCGCAACAACTTGGACAAGATCACCAGAAAGAACGATAAGAGTATCAATTACAACTCCATCATCGACATTCACATTCCTTTTACCCTTTTTTGTCATCCTTGCTTTCTTCAGAACGACGCCTAGTGATACACAGATTGATTTCATAACTATCGCCATTTGTCAATGTTTAGGGGAAAAGAAGTAGGGGAATCACGGCAGGTTGCATTAAAACATCGGAGGATAAAAAAGCAAAANATCACGGCAGGTTGCATTAAAACATCGGAGGATAAAAAAGcaaaatcaacaaattcaaTTAACGACATAGGTGCGTCTCCTGTCCCGGAGAACGcgatgggaaaaaaaaaaaaagaatagatgCCAATCTTTTCATCCATCCACGCCCAAATCAGATTTCGGATCCAAATCATCTACACACCGTGCCACCAAATGCACGCgatacattttatatatataaaaaaacaaataaaaaccGATACAAAAGCAGGACAAAAATTGACAACAGAACGAACGTATACAGCACGATTCAAGCAATTGATAGATTCAGGGGAAATAAATGGAGGAAGCAAAGACGAATTAAGAAGAAGGCAATGGAAACGCACCATATTCATTCTCGACACATGCAGTGTGGAAGATGCCGGAATAGACGGAGCCATCCTTGATGTGAACCTCAACGGGCAGGCCAATGAGGCACATGGTGGCAAAGAGCAGGGCCTCGCTGAGCGTGGAAGAGCAAGTCTCATCCTCCGAAAACTCCCTGTTTCTGCAACCCATATGCCAGTTTCTGAGAGTGAGAGAGCTGGATCAAACGGTGGTGTTCGTCTCTgtgagaataaaaaaaaagggtggAGTTGCAGAAACAAGATCTaacggagaagaagaagaagaagaaagggaaaatgagaagaaattgTATTTTGGCTGTTGCGTTACGTGCGCTGCGTAATGCTTAACCGTGCTTCACTGTCTCCTATG
This genomic window from Cucurbita pepo subsp. pepo cultivar mu-cu-16 chromosome LG01, ASM280686v2, whole genome shotgun sequence contains:
- the LOC111780715 gene encoding polyadenylate-binding protein-interacting protein 4-like, which gives rise to MGCRNREFSEDETCSSTLSEALLFATMCLIGLPVEVHIKDGSVYSGIFHTACVENEYGVVLKKARMTKKGKRNVNVDDGVVIDTLIVLSGDLVQVVATEVLLPAGSFSKSMAVCDNESMVNDPTSLLPATETKTCMESFKEGSQINQTSDLIQDQNGFAQGSLPTVTGKQSDVRQLLGDNVENNKGDAQQKKERSNCKKPEGVTDAAINWRRDPDNQLKKEQDDHGQEVDLHKGANGDRVQSSILSEKPCTERSISANTTNAYSVGVSTSSRSSVDSSMDSCRSSITSTIDMAPSHGSESNKSGKEFKLNPRAKLFSPSNANIMPANHATPVAANLAYISNNSPPVVPSAVVQPELDFSPFVPRSSVPAAKFVPYGNSLAGFDGNVAQFSQPMVGHVGTRTQPLRYVGQYPLQAGPTFGPPNSSAVMVSRFGQLVYMQPVSHDLAQGATVVSPVPPCPLLTTQPAQYPKHQGTAAAQALQFCVPPPFMASGHQPLAAVPNHIPILQPSSFPLNRPMPMPGTNAFFTTKF